A genomic region of Cannabis sativa cultivar Pink pepper isolate KNU-18-1 chromosome 1, ASM2916894v1, whole genome shotgun sequence contains the following coding sequences:
- the LOC115705045 gene encoding uncharacterized protein LOC115705045 isoform X2 codes for MDEYFDHLLYSSSWLDKDLEERSSEICSESDPPKGLLFSSVEVNEDDNNNSHTTLIGSNGSTESLATQDASSYVLDSESDYGLNMTLLTDEAQLQDSHENFIEHLSNGVVNGISELKTVGFQYNMAIPMPDSLSLDSSKQNPVSQNVSSSSTLPYFEVGDMQSNTLEPSVLQCFDKEFKTISPIPHLCSHPSFEGVSSLSPDMGQDGIGGLGMQGEEYAIDNDLFAMESHSSNLSASKMIMTTTGLQSLSQAPSTTPAAVECSPTAKPRPRARRGQATDPHSIAERLRREKIAERMKGLQELLPNPNKTDKASMLDEIIDYVKFLQLQVKVLSMSRLGGAGAVVPLITDGQAEGGNGFLLNQSSSAGELGEVVFPSDEIVLFERELVKLMESSVTKAMQFLQTKGLCLMPVALASAISTKKRNDQSPPSSVSQDYTKKNDFTNANAPMKSPTTEPEDGTKVSCKARHT; via the exons ATGGATGAGTATTTTGATCACTTGCTTTATTCATCATCATGGTTAGACAAAGATTTGGAGGAAAGATCATCCGAGATATGTAGCGAATCTGATCCACCAAAAGGCTTGCTTTTCAGCTCAGTTGAGGTCAATGAAGATGACAACAACAATTCACATACAACTTTAATTGGTTCAAATGGCAGTACTGAGAGTTTGGCTACTCAAGATGCCTCTTCATATGTTCTTGATTCAGAGTCAGATTATGGTCTTAACATGACTTTACTTACTGATGAAGCTCAATTACAAGATAGTCATGAAAACTTCATAGAACATTTATCAAATGGAGTGGTAAATGGAATCTCAGAACTCAAAACAGTTGGTTTTCAATACAATATGGCTATTCCAATGCCTGATTCACTTAGTCTCGATTCTTCGAAGCAGAATCCGGTGAGTCAGAATGTTTCAAGCTCTTCTACTCTTCCTTACTTTGAGGTTGGAGATATGCAATCCAATACTCTTGAACCATCTGTTTTACAGTGTTTTGATAAAGAGTTTAAAACCATTTCTCCAATTCCACATTTGTGTTCTCATCCATCTTTTGAGGGTGTCTCTTCATTGTCTCCTGATATGGGGCAAGATGGAATTGGAGGCCTTGGTATGCAAGGGGAAGAATATGCTATTGATAATGATTTGTTTGCTATGGAAAGCCATTCAAGTAACTTGTCAGCATCAAAg ATGATAATGACAACAACTGGATTGCAATCTCTATCACAG GCCCCATCAACTACTCCTGCTGCTGTAGAATGTAGTCCAACTGCAAAACCTCGTCCCAGGGCACGACGAGGCCAGGCTACCGATCCTCACAGCATTGCAGAAAGG CTGAGGAGGGAAAAAATTGCTGAAAGGATGAAAGGGTTGCAAGAACTTTTGCCAAATCCTAATAAG ACTGATAAGGCATCCATGCTTGATGAGATCATAGACTATGTCAAATTTCTTCAGCTCCAAGTGAAG GTTCTTAGCATGAGCAGACTTGGAGGAGCTGGGGCTGTTGTTCCTCTCATCACAGATGGTCAGGCTGAG GGAGGAAATGGTTTTTTACTAAACCAATCATCATCAGCTGGTGAATTAGGTGAGGTTGTTTTCCCATCTGATGAAATCGTGTTGTTCGAACGAGAGCTAGTGAAGCTGATGGAGTCCAGTGTGACCAAAGCCATGCAATTTCTTCAAACCAAAGGCCTCTGTCTCATGCCTGTTGCTCTTGCTTCTGCCATCTCCACCAAAAAGAGAAATGATCAATCACCACCCTCTTCTGTGTCTCAGGATTACACCAAGAAAAATGACTTCACTAATGCCAATGCCCCCATGAAAAGTCCAACTACAGAACCAGAAGATGGGACTAAAGTTTCTTGCAAAGCCAGACATACTTAA
- the LOC115705045 gene encoding transcription factor LRL3 isoform X4 — MDEYFDHLLYSSSWLDKDLEERSSEICSESDPPKGLLFSSVEVNEDDNNNSHTTLIGSNGSTESLATQDASSYVLDSESDYGLNMTLLTDEAQLQDSHENFIEHLSNGVVNGISELKTVGFQYNMAIPMPDSLSLDSSKQNPCFDKEFKTISPIPHLCSHPSFEGVSSLSPDMGQDGIGGLGMQGEEYAIDNDLFAMESHSSNLSASKMIMTTTGLQSLSQAPSTTPAAVECSPTAKPRPRARRGQATDPHSIAERLRREKIAERMKGLQELLPNPNKTDKASMLDEIIDYVKFLQLQVKVLSMSRLGGAGAVVPLITDGQAEGGNGFLLNQSSSAGELGEVVFPSDEIVLFERELVKLMESSVTKAMQFLQTKGLCLMPVALASAISTKKRNDQSPPSSVSQDYTKKNDFTNANAPMKSPTTEPEDGTKVSCKARHT; from the exons ATGGATGAGTATTTTGATCACTTGCTTTATTCATCATCATGGTTAGACAAAGATTTGGAGGAAAGATCATCCGAGATATGTAGCGAATCTGATCCACCAAAAGGCTTGCTTTTCAGCTCAGTTGAGGTCAATGAAGATGACAACAACAATTCACATACAACTTTAATTGGTTCAAATGGCAGTACTGAGAGTTTGGCTACTCAAGATGCCTCTTCATATGTTCTTGATTCAGAGTCAGATTATGGTCTTAACATGACTTTACTTACTGATGAAGCTCAATTACAAGATAGTCATGAAAACTTCATAGAACATTTATCAAATGGAGTGGTAAATGGAATCTCAGAACTCAAAACAGTTGGTTTTCAATACAATATGGCTATTCCAATGCCTGATTCACTTAGTCTCGATTCTTCGAAGCAGAATCCG TGTTTTGATAAAGAGTTTAAAACCATTTCTCCAATTCCACATTTGTGTTCTCATCCATCTTTTGAGGGTGTCTCTTCATTGTCTCCTGATATGGGGCAAGATGGAATTGGAGGCCTTGGTATGCAAGGGGAAGAATATGCTATTGATAATGATTTGTTTGCTATGGAAAGCCATTCAAGTAACTTGTCAGCATCAAAg ATGATAATGACAACAACTGGATTGCAATCTCTATCACAG GCCCCATCAACTACTCCTGCTGCTGTAGAATGTAGTCCAACTGCAAAACCTCGTCCCAGGGCACGACGAGGCCAGGCTACCGATCCTCACAGCATTGCAGAAAGG CTGAGGAGGGAAAAAATTGCTGAAAGGATGAAAGGGTTGCAAGAACTTTTGCCAAATCCTAATAAG ACTGATAAGGCATCCATGCTTGATGAGATCATAGACTATGTCAAATTTCTTCAGCTCCAAGTGAAG GTTCTTAGCATGAGCAGACTTGGAGGAGCTGGGGCTGTTGTTCCTCTCATCACAGATGGTCAGGCTGAG GGAGGAAATGGTTTTTTACTAAACCAATCATCATCAGCTGGTGAATTAGGTGAGGTTGTTTTCCCATCTGATGAAATCGTGTTGTTCGAACGAGAGCTAGTGAAGCTGATGGAGTCCAGTGTGACCAAAGCCATGCAATTTCTTCAAACCAAAGGCCTCTGTCTCATGCCTGTTGCTCTTGCTTCTGCCATCTCCACCAAAAAGAGAAATGATCAATCACCACCCTCTTCTGTGTCTCAGGATTACACCAAGAAAAATGACTTCACTAATGCCAATGCCCCCATGAAAAGTCCAACTACAGAACCAGAAGATGGGACTAAAGTTTCTTGCAAAGCCAGACATACTTAA
- the LOC115705045 gene encoding uncharacterized protein LOC115705045 isoform X1 has product MDEYFDHLLYSSSWLDKDLEERSSEICSESDPPKGLLFSSVEVNEDDNNNSHTTLIGSNGSTESLATQDASSYVLDSESDYGLNMTLLTDEAQLQDSHENFIEHLSNGVVNGISELKTVGFQYNMAIPMPDSLSLDSSKQNPVSQNVSSSSTLPYFEVGDMQSNTLEPSVLQCFDKEFKTISPIPHLCSHPSFEGVSSLSPDMGQDGIGGLGMQGEEYAIDNDLFAMESHSSNLSASKGAHDLPNYPLSSFASAPQMIMTTTGLQSLSQAPSTTPAAVECSPTAKPRPRARRGQATDPHSIAERLRREKIAERMKGLQELLPNPNKTDKASMLDEIIDYVKFLQLQVKVLSMSRLGGAGAVVPLITDGQAEGGNGFLLNQSSSAGELGEVVFPSDEIVLFERELVKLMESSVTKAMQFLQTKGLCLMPVALASAISTKKRNDQSPPSSVSQDYTKKNDFTNANAPMKSPTTEPEDGTKVSCKARHT; this is encoded by the exons ATGGATGAGTATTTTGATCACTTGCTTTATTCATCATCATGGTTAGACAAAGATTTGGAGGAAAGATCATCCGAGATATGTAGCGAATCTGATCCACCAAAAGGCTTGCTTTTCAGCTCAGTTGAGGTCAATGAAGATGACAACAACAATTCACATACAACTTTAATTGGTTCAAATGGCAGTACTGAGAGTTTGGCTACTCAAGATGCCTCTTCATATGTTCTTGATTCAGAGTCAGATTATGGTCTTAACATGACTTTACTTACTGATGAAGCTCAATTACAAGATAGTCATGAAAACTTCATAGAACATTTATCAAATGGAGTGGTAAATGGAATCTCAGAACTCAAAACAGTTGGTTTTCAATACAATATGGCTATTCCAATGCCTGATTCACTTAGTCTCGATTCTTCGAAGCAGAATCCGGTGAGTCAGAATGTTTCAAGCTCTTCTACTCTTCCTTACTTTGAGGTTGGAGATATGCAATCCAATACTCTTGAACCATCTGTTTTACAGTGTTTTGATAAAGAGTTTAAAACCATTTCTCCAATTCCACATTTGTGTTCTCATCCATCTTTTGAGGGTGTCTCTTCATTGTCTCCTGATATGGGGCAAGATGGAATTGGAGGCCTTGGTATGCAAGGGGAAGAATATGCTATTGATAATGATTTGTTTGCTATGGAAAGCCATTCAAGTAACTTGTCAGCATCAAAg GGTGCACATGACTTGCCAAATTATCCCTTATCTTCTTTTGCTTCTGCTCCTCAGATGATAATGACAACAACTGGATTGCAATCTCTATCACAG GCCCCATCAACTACTCCTGCTGCTGTAGAATGTAGTCCAACTGCAAAACCTCGTCCCAGGGCACGACGAGGCCAGGCTACCGATCCTCACAGCATTGCAGAAAGG CTGAGGAGGGAAAAAATTGCTGAAAGGATGAAAGGGTTGCAAGAACTTTTGCCAAATCCTAATAAG ACTGATAAGGCATCCATGCTTGATGAGATCATAGACTATGTCAAATTTCTTCAGCTCCAAGTGAAG GTTCTTAGCATGAGCAGACTTGGAGGAGCTGGGGCTGTTGTTCCTCTCATCACAGATGGTCAGGCTGAG GGAGGAAATGGTTTTTTACTAAACCAATCATCATCAGCTGGTGAATTAGGTGAGGTTGTTTTCCCATCTGATGAAATCGTGTTGTTCGAACGAGAGCTAGTGAAGCTGATGGAGTCCAGTGTGACCAAAGCCATGCAATTTCTTCAAACCAAAGGCCTCTGTCTCATGCCTGTTGCTCTTGCTTCTGCCATCTCCACCAAAAAGAGAAATGATCAATCACCACCCTCTTCTGTGTCTCAGGATTACACCAAGAAAAATGACTTCACTAATGCCAATGCCCCCATGAAAAGTCCAACTACAGAACCAGAAGATGGGACTAAAGTTTCTTGCAAAGCCAGACATACTTAA
- the LOC115705045 gene encoding transcription factor bHLH110 isoform X3 produces MDEYFDHLLYSSSWLDKDLEERSSEICSESDPPKGLLFSSVEVNEDDNNNSHTTLIGSNGSTESLATQDASSYVLDSESDYGLNMTLLTDEAQLQDSHENFIEHLSNGVVNGISELKTVGFQYNMAIPMPDSLSLDSSKQNPCFDKEFKTISPIPHLCSHPSFEGVSSLSPDMGQDGIGGLGMQGEEYAIDNDLFAMESHSSNLSASKGAHDLPNYPLSSFASAPQMIMTTTGLQSLSQAPSTTPAAVECSPTAKPRPRARRGQATDPHSIAERLRREKIAERMKGLQELLPNPNKTDKASMLDEIIDYVKFLQLQVKVLSMSRLGGAGAVVPLITDGQAEGGNGFLLNQSSSAGELGEVVFPSDEIVLFERELVKLMESSVTKAMQFLQTKGLCLMPVALASAISTKKRNDQSPPSSVSQDYTKKNDFTNANAPMKSPTTEPEDGTKVSCKARHT; encoded by the exons ATGGATGAGTATTTTGATCACTTGCTTTATTCATCATCATGGTTAGACAAAGATTTGGAGGAAAGATCATCCGAGATATGTAGCGAATCTGATCCACCAAAAGGCTTGCTTTTCAGCTCAGTTGAGGTCAATGAAGATGACAACAACAATTCACATACAACTTTAATTGGTTCAAATGGCAGTACTGAGAGTTTGGCTACTCAAGATGCCTCTTCATATGTTCTTGATTCAGAGTCAGATTATGGTCTTAACATGACTTTACTTACTGATGAAGCTCAATTACAAGATAGTCATGAAAACTTCATAGAACATTTATCAAATGGAGTGGTAAATGGAATCTCAGAACTCAAAACAGTTGGTTTTCAATACAATATGGCTATTCCAATGCCTGATTCACTTAGTCTCGATTCTTCGAAGCAGAATCCG TGTTTTGATAAAGAGTTTAAAACCATTTCTCCAATTCCACATTTGTGTTCTCATCCATCTTTTGAGGGTGTCTCTTCATTGTCTCCTGATATGGGGCAAGATGGAATTGGAGGCCTTGGTATGCAAGGGGAAGAATATGCTATTGATAATGATTTGTTTGCTATGGAAAGCCATTCAAGTAACTTGTCAGCATCAAAg GGTGCACATGACTTGCCAAATTATCCCTTATCTTCTTTTGCTTCTGCTCCTCAGATGATAATGACAACAACTGGATTGCAATCTCTATCACAG GCCCCATCAACTACTCCTGCTGCTGTAGAATGTAGTCCAACTGCAAAACCTCGTCCCAGGGCACGACGAGGCCAGGCTACCGATCCTCACAGCATTGCAGAAAGG CTGAGGAGGGAAAAAATTGCTGAAAGGATGAAAGGGTTGCAAGAACTTTTGCCAAATCCTAATAAG ACTGATAAGGCATCCATGCTTGATGAGATCATAGACTATGTCAAATTTCTTCAGCTCCAAGTGAAG GTTCTTAGCATGAGCAGACTTGGAGGAGCTGGGGCTGTTGTTCCTCTCATCACAGATGGTCAGGCTGAG GGAGGAAATGGTTTTTTACTAAACCAATCATCATCAGCTGGTGAATTAGGTGAGGTTGTTTTCCCATCTGATGAAATCGTGTTGTTCGAACGAGAGCTAGTGAAGCTGATGGAGTCCAGTGTGACCAAAGCCATGCAATTTCTTCAAACCAAAGGCCTCTGTCTCATGCCTGTTGCTCTTGCTTCTGCCATCTCCACCAAAAAGAGAAATGATCAATCACCACCCTCTTCTGTGTCTCAGGATTACACCAAGAAAAATGACTTCACTAATGCCAATGCCCCCATGAAAAGTCCAACTACAGAACCAGAAGATGGGACTAAAGTTTCTTGCAAAGCCAGACATACTTAA